From the Lactuca sativa cultivar Salinas chromosome 9, Lsat_Salinas_v11, whole genome shotgun sequence genome, the window ATGATTCAAGAATGTTATTACTTAAATTCAAAGTTCGTAGTTACTTCGACTGTATGAATCGTAGCAATGGAATCATTAAGTCATAGTTCATTGGTTGAATGTATCATTAACCATTTTTTTTGGTACGAGGAACTTATCATGAATCCACTGATTTCTGCCGCTTCCGTTATTGCTGCTGGATTGGCTGTAGGGCTTGCTTCTATTGGACGTGGAGTTGGTCAAGGTACTGCTGCGGGTCAAGCTGTAGAAGGTATCGCGAGACAGCCCGAGGCGAAGGGAAAAATACGAGGTACTTTATTGCTTAGTCTAGCTTTTATGGAAGCTTTAACCATTTATGGCCTGGTTGTAGCATTAGCACTTTTATTTGCGAATCCTTTTGTTTAATATTCGAAAtatgaaaaatcaaaatttttcatattttattgcCTTGGACTTGTGCTTTGCTTTTTCGAATTAAATAaagatttcattcctagaattaCTTATTCGTTGAGAAAATAACCCACGGGAAGGGCTGATTTGCAGATGAGGAATTAGCATACCAACTTGCTTTCATCCTTCCCGTTCGTGTTCGTAGgcctttttttagtttttaagagGGGTTGCAACCAAGGAGGTAATTCATTATTTCTAAATCGAATAAAAAATCTATTCTATTTAGAAAGTAGGAAACTAGCAATATCAATATATATAAGAGGGCAAAGTAATACAAAAGGAACTCTGTTCGATTTTTTAGTCTATCTATACGAGGAGATCATATGAAAAATGTAACCGATTCTTTCGTTTCTTTGGGCCACTGGCCATCCGCCGGGAGTTTCGGGTTTAATACCGATATTTTAGCAACAAATCTAATAAATCTAAGTGTAGTGCTTGGGGTCTTGATCTTTTTTGGAAAGGGAGTGTGTGCGAGTTGTTTATTTCAAGAATAGGCTGGATCcaaccagatgtactttttctgTTATAACTAGGAAAGTTATACCTAATAAAGAAGGGTGCATGATCTCGCGAATTACTTCTGAATAAATTCAGAAATCATATGTAAGAACTATAGCATTTCGTAATTTATTGGAAAATCCACTTTGATTCTCTATCAACCAATAATGTGGGACCGTTCACATGGTTAAAGCTAAACTGTTTGAAGTCCAGACGCAGCATGGTACTCTTTCGACCACTATGTTAATGTTAATATAGAGATGGTTTCAAAATAAAGATTTTATCAATGTAGAACACTCATATCGATAAAATGATTTGAACTACTTAATTGGGGATTTTATCCCCTTTTTTAGCCAATGCTGAATCGATGACCTAGGTATTGTGTATAAAGTAAGAAAAacttcttggattaaaaaaaaaagtaaacaacTTTGCTGACAATTACATATTTTTTGTTTGGTCAGAAGAGTCCTCCGAATATTTTGGTCTTGGATTAGTGATTCCTTTTGATATTTTGATTTCATTTTCGAATATGACAAGAGAATAGAGGATAGGCTCATTACATTAACAATAAAGATATGGGAATTTACATTGAGCGTGAGAGCCAAATGAATCGAAAGATTCATGTTTGGTTCGGGAAGGGATCATGGAATTTTTGAAATGAATGGAAAGATAATCTACTTTCATTAAGTGATTTATTAGATAATCGAAAACAGAGAATCTTGAATACTATTAGAAATTCAGAAGAATTGCGCGAGGGGGCCATCGAACAGCTGGAAAAAGCCCGGGCTCGCTTACGGAAAGTAGAAATAGAAGCAGATCAGTTTCGCGTGAATGGATACTCTGAGATAGAGCGAGAAAAATTGAATTTGATTGATTCAACTTATAAGACTTTGGAACAActagaaaattacaaaaatgaaaCTATAAATTTTGAACAACAAAAAGCGAGTAATCAAGTCCGACAACGGGTTTTCCAACAAGCCTTACAAGGAGCTCTAGGAACTCTGAATAGTTGTTTAAACAGCGAGTTACATTTACGTACTATCAGTGCCAATATTGGCATATTGGGGGCGATGAAAGAAATAACGGATTAGTCCTTCTACTTTAGgcattatttttgatttattttttttccaaaaaaagaaTTAAGAAATACTCATGGTAACCATTCAAGTCGACGAAATTAGTAATATTATCCGTGAACGTATTGAGCAATATAATAGAGAAGTAAAGATTGTAAATACTGGTACCGTACTTCAAGTAGGTGATGGCATTGCTCGTATTCATGGTCTTGATGAAGTAATGGCGGGTGAATTAGTAGAATTTGAAGAGGGTACAATAGGCATTGCTCTTAATTTGGAATCAACTAATGTTGGTGTTGTATTAATGGGTGATGGTTTGTTGATACAAGAAGGGAGTTCTGTAAAAGCAACAGGAAGAATTGCTCAGATACCAGTGAGTGAGGCCTATTTGGGTCGTGTTATAAACGCGCTGGCTAAACCTATTGATGGTAGAGGTGAAATTTCATCTTCtgaatataggttaattgaatcGCCCGCTCCAGGGATTATTTCTCGACGTTCTGTATATGAGCCTCTTCAAACAGGGCTTATTGCTATTGATTCAATGATTCCGATAGGACGTGGTCAGCGCGAATTAATTATTGGGGACAGGCAGACCGGTAAAACAGCAGTAGCAACAGATACAATTCTAAATCAACAAGGCAAAAATGTAATATGCGTTTATGTAGCTATTGGTCAAAAAGCATCTTCTGTGGCTCAGGTAGTGACTAATTTCCAGGAAAGGGGCGCGATGGAATATACCATTGTGGTAGCCGAAACGGCGGATTCCCCTGCTACATTACAATACCTCGTTCCTTATACAGGAGCAGCTCTGGCTGAATATTTTATGTACCGTGAACGACACACTTCAATCATTTATGATGATCCCTCTAAACAAGCCCAAGCTTATCGCCAAATGTCTCTTCTATTACGAAGACCGCCTGGGCG encodes:
- the LOC122197079 gene encoding LOW QUALITY PROTEIN: ATP synthase subunit alpha, chloroplastic (The sequence of the model RefSeq protein was modified relative to this genomic sequence to represent the inferred CDS: deleted 1 base in 1 codon); translated protein: MVTIQVDEISNIIRERIEQYNREVKIVNTGTVLQVGDGIARIHGLDEVMAGELVEFEEGTIGIALNLESTNVGVVLMGDGLLIQEGSSVKATGRIAQIPVSEAYLGRVINALAKPIDGRGEISSSEYRLIESPAPGIISRRSVYEPLQTGLIAIDSMIPIGRGQRELIIGDRQTGKTAVATDTILNQQGKNVICVYVAIGQKASSVAQVVTNFQERGAMEYTIVVAETADSPATLQYLVPYTGAALAEYFMYRERHTSIIYDDPSKQAQAYRQMSLLLRRPPGREAYPGDVFYLHSRLLERAAKLSSLLGEGSMTALPIVETQSGDVSAYIPTNVISITDGQIFLSADLFNAGIRPAINVGISVSRVGSAAQIKAMKQVAGKLKLELAQFAELEAFAQFASDLDKATQNQLARGQRLRELLKQSQSAPLGVEEQVLTIYTGTNGYLDSLEIGQVRKFLVELRTYLKTNKPQFQEIISSTKTFTEEAEAILKEAIKEQRERFILQEQAA
- the LOC122197084 gene encoding ATP synthase subunit b, chloroplastic; this encodes MKNVTDSFVSLGHWPSAGSFGFNTDILATNLINLSVVLGVLIFFGKGVYNLLSLSDLLDNRKQRILNTIRNSEELREGAIEQLEKARARLRKVEIEADQFRVNGYSEIEREKLNLIDSTYKTLEQLENYKNETINFEQQKASNQVRQRVFQQALQGALGTLNSCLNSELHLRTISANIGILGAMKEITD